The stretch of DNA ATGGGCCCGCGCTGGCGGCTGTACGATGTGTGGCTACGTCGCCGAAAGCGTCGACGGCGGCAGCGTCTCCCACGAAGCGCTGATGGACCAGATCGACGTCTGTCTCGAGCACGAAGCCGAAAATGGAGACGAGTCCGCCGAGCTCATCAAGATCTACACCTCCGGCTCGTTCTTAGACGAGCGCGAGGTCGGCGCGGAGAGCCGGCGGGCGATCGCCGACACCTTCGCCGACCGCGACCGCATGGTCGTCGAATCGCTCCCTGATTTCGTCGACCGCGAGAAGATCGCCGACTTCACCCAGCACGGGCTCGACACCGACGTCGCGATCGGCCTCGAGACGGCCACCGACCGGGTGCGCCACGATTGCGTGAACAAGTACTTCGACTTCACGGACTTCGAGGACGCCTGTGCGGAGGCCGCGGCCGCCGACGATGTGGCGGGCGACGACGCCGAGGCCGGGATCAAGGCCTATCTGTTGATGAAGCCGCCGTTCCTCACCGAGTCCGAAGCCGTCGCGGACATGATCTCGTCGATCGAACGCTGTGCCGACGTCGACGGCTGTCATACCGTCTCGATGAACCCGTGTAACGTCCAGCGCTACACGATGGTCGACGAACTCTACTTCAACGACGGCTACCGGCCGCCATGGCTCTGGTCGGTCGCCCACGTCTTGGAGGAGACGGCCGACGTCGACGCCATCGTCGTCTCGGACCCGGTCGGCCACGGCTCCGATCGGGGCCCGCACAACTGTGGCGAGTGCGACGACCTCGTCCAGAAAGCGATCAAGGACTTCGACCTGCGACAGGACCCGTCGGTCTTCGAGCAGGTGTCCTGTGAGTGTGAACTGACCTGGGAGACCGTCATGGAGCGCGAGCGGAGCTTCAACCAGCCGCTGACTCGCTAACTCGCTACCGGCACACGGCAGTCGACGGGCCCACGTACTTCCTGCCCGGTCGATTACTGGTAGCCATGGAACGCCCGTCGCTGTGGAACTACGTCGACGAACTCGAGCCCACGCTGTTGATCCTTGTCGGATTCGTCCTGTTCATTTTCCCTGAGCCCGCGACCTCCGCGTTCGGCGCGGGGCTCATCCTCCTCGGCGCGAGCTGGTGGTTCTACGAGTGGGGTCGCTAGCGTTGCTGCGAGTCGAATCGTCGATAGCCGTCTCGAGCCGTCACAAAAGAGCCGCTACAGGTGTCAACTGTCGCGTTAGGCCGACTCGAAGCCGCGGAGAACACCCTGGCCGTCGGTCGAGCCGACGTCGGGAAGGGTCACACGTTCGGGGTGGGGCATCAACACCGCGACGGAGTCGCGGTCGCCGAGGATGCCGGCGATGTCGTGTTTCGAGCCGTTCGGGTTCGCGTCCGGTCCCGTCTCGCCGTTTTCGTCGCAGTATCGGAAGAGCACGCGATCATCGTCCTCGAGTTCGGCCAGGCGATCGTCGGCGATCTCGTAGCGCCCCTCGCCGTGGGCGATCGGGACTTCGATGACCTCTCCCTCGTCGTAGGCGGCCGTCCAGGGCGTATCGTCGCGCTCGACGCGCAGGTAGACGTGTTCACACTGGAAGCGGGCGCTCTCGTTGGTCGTAAACGCGCCCTCGGTGAGGTCGGACTCGCAGCCGATCTGGGCACCGTTGCAGACGCCGAGGACGGGCACGCCGTCGGCCGCAGCCTCGCGGACCTCGGCCATGATCGGGGAGCGAGCCGCCATCGCTCCGCCGCGGAGGTAGTCGCCGTAGGAGAACCCGCCGGGAAGCACGATCCCCGTCGTCTCCTCAGGGAGGCCATCCTCGTGCCAGACGATTTCGGCGTCGATATCGAGATGCTCGAGGGCGCGTTCGGCGTCGCGGTCGCAGTTCGAGCCGCCAAAGCGGATGATCGAAACCGTCACAGTCGACACCCCGCGGTGTTGCGACCGACGGTTTCGATCAGTGTGATTGCGACGGTCATTTACTGTTCGGCGACCTCCACGTCGTAGTCGTGGATGGTCGGGTTCGCCAGCAGCCGTTCGGCCATCTCGTCGGCACGCTCGCGCGCGTCGTCCGCGGAGTCGGCCTCGAGGTCGACTTCGAAGCGGTCGGCCGAGCGCAGCGCCTCGAGTTCGAAGCCGAGCCGCTCTAAGGCTCGCTTCGTCGTCTCGGCCTCGGGGTCCAGCACGCCATGTTTGAGTCGAACCGTCACCGTCGCGGTGTAGGCGGTCATTACCTGATACCCCGTAACCGTGCTCAAAAACGCTTTCGCCTTGGCTCCGTAATGCACGTTCGTGGATACTGGTGCTCGGACACCGGTGTGGGGCCGGTCTCTGTCTTGCGAGCCAGTCGACGGCCAGCCAACGGATCGCGCCGATCGTCGCCGCCCGCTCGGCGGCGTTCGATGCCGATCTGACCGCTGGACGGCGACCTCGTTGTCTTGGTTCGGGTCGTAATCGATCGTCTGACGGGAGAATGCGGGCGTTTCTCACTCGTCTCGACGGAAAGCAGGACTTTTAGCCGTTCGTGGACTGTGATCCGTCGTGATGAACCGAGATTCGCTCGAGCGGAGGTGGCAGCGTTGACGACCGACGTAACCGAAATCACGGTAATCGGAGACGACGATACCGGGCTTATTGCCCGCGTGACGAGCCTCCTGTTCGAGCGCGGGGTCAATATCGAAGACCTCGATCAGGCGGTTCGCGACGGCGTCTTCCGGATGTATCTGGCCGTCGACACCTCGGAGATGGTCTGTACCGAGGACACGCTTCGATCGGACCTCCACGACCTCGGTGACGATCTCGGACTCGACGTGCAGGTCCGATTCCCCGCCGACCGCGAGCACCAGCAGATCGCCGTCCTCGTCACGAAAGAGAGCCACTGTCTCGAGGCGCTGTTCGAGGCCTGGGCTAACGACAACCTCGGTGCGGACATCGGCGTGGTCATCGGCAACCACGACGACCTCCAGCCGCTTGCCGAACACTACGACGTGCCCTTCCACGATATCGGCAACGAGAACGGCCAACAAAACGAGGACGAACTCCTCGCGCTCCTCGAGGAGTACGACGTCGACCTGATCGTCCTCGCGCGGTACATGCGTATTCTCAGTCCTAACGTGGTCTTCCGCTACGAGGATCGTATCATCAACGTCCACCCCTCCCTGCTGCCGGCGTTCCCCGGCGCGGAAGCCTACCGGCAGGCGATCGAGGAAGGCGTGCGGGTCGCCGGCGTCACCGCCCACTACGTCACGACCGATCTCGATCAGGGGCCGATCATTACCCAGCGCGCGTTCGACGTCCCCGACGACGCCGATCTCGATGAGATGAAACGCCGTGGCCAGCCACTAGAGGCCGACGCCTTGCTCGAGGCCGTCCAGCTTCACTTAAACGGCGATGTATCAGTCCACCGCGGTCGAACCTCGGTTCGGGAAAACGGCACCGAGTATCAGCTCGGTCTCCCCGACGAACTCGAGGAGTTCACGCCTGACCGACCGATCGACGGGATCGGCAGTGCGGTTGCTGAGGATCACTGATACGGTCTGCTATCACCGGTTACCGGCGCACCCGCATGACGGATCGCGGGTGCGCCGGCACCTACTGACAGGAGTCTGTCTGATTGCTCGTTTTGGTGTTCGTTTTGCTGCTATGGCGCAGTAACAGCAGCCGGTCTCAGTCCGACGCCGCCGACTCCCAGCGCTCGAGACACTCGTCGCCACAGAAGTGGCGATATACGACAGTCCCGTCTTCGACGGTCGTCACGACGCGCCGTTCGGACGACGGCTCCACCGACCACCTACACTGTCGACATTGGGGTAGCTCCTCGTCGAACGAGTCGATCATCGGCTGACAGATGGGGTGACCCCCACTTGAACGGAACGACCCTATCTTATCGAACACTCGCTCGTGACTCGAGGAGTGTGGAGAGTGGGCAGCAGCCTTATCGCCGTCAGTGTCGAACTATGGGTTGGTATGGCACAACAAGAGGTTCAACAGGAGCTGTCCGTCGACCAGTACACCCTCGGCCTCGTCGGACCGGATCAGGAGTGGGCCGGAACCGTCGCCGACGGCGGCACGATCGAGACGTATACGCCGCCGGGCTGCTGGGGACCGATGATCACACCGGAGTTCCACGGGGGCCACGAAGTCACCCGTCCGGTCCGCGTCGAGGGAGCATCGGTCGGTGACGCCGTCGCGATCCACATCCGGGACATGACTGTCACGAGCATGGCCACGAGTACGGGGTCGATGGCCGAACGCGAGGACGCCTTCGGCGACGACCCGTTCGTCGACCACCGCTGTCCGGAGTGTGGCACCGAGTGGCCCGACTCGATCGTCGAGGGCACTGGGGAGGACGCGATCAAGTGCGCCGAATGTGGCGCGAACGCCTCCTCCTTTGGCTTCGAGTACGGCTACACCGTCGCCTTCGACGACGACCACACCGTCGGGATCACCCTCGACGAGGACGGCGCACACGACCTCGCCGAAGACGCCGCCGAGGTGATGGACATCCCCGAGAACTCCCGCCAGCACCCCATCCTGCTGTACGAACCCGGCGAGATGCCCGGCACCCTGGGCCGGCTGCGCCCCTTTATCGGAAACATCGGGACGACCCCGCCGGTCACGCTGCCCGACTCCCACAACGCGGGTGACTTCGGCCAGTTCCTCATCGGGGCCGAGCACGACTACGGCCTCGCGGACGAAGCCGACCTCGAGGACCGCACCGACGGTCACATGGACATTCCACAGGTCAGGCCAGGCGCGACGCTCATCTGTCCCGTCAAGGTCGACGGAGCCGGCATCTACGTCGGCGACCTCCACGCAAACCAGGGCGACGGCGAACTCTCCCTGCACACGACCGACGTCAGCGGCACCGTTCGGATGGACGTCGAGGTCATCAAAGGGCTCGAACTCGACGGGCCGATCCTGCTCCCTCCCGAGGAGGACCTGCCCTTCATCAGCAAACCATACAGCGACGACGAACGCGAGGCAGGCCGCGACCTCGGTGCAGAACACGGTGTCGACGTCGAGGAAGACATGGGACCGATCCAGGTGATCGGCTCCGGCGCGACGGTCAACGACGCCACGCAGAACGCATTCGATCGCGCCACTGACCTGCTCGAGATGAGCGAGGGCGAGGTCCGCTCGCGGTGTACGTTCACCGGCGGCGTCCAGATCGGTCGCCTCCCCGGTGTCGTGCAACTCGACATGCTCGCGCCGATGGCCGTCCTCGAGGAGCGCGGGATCGACCACCTGGTCCGCGACCAGTACGGCCTCTAGGGTCGTCGAATCGTCGTTATTCTCGAGCGCCACCCTGAACTGCGGGGACGACCGTCAGCGACGCGCCTTCCGGCACCCGAGTGACGAGGTCGGCACGCTCACCCTCGAGCGAGACCCTGACGCTCGGCCGGATTCGGTCGTCATCGTAGAGATAGGGTTCCGCCCGCGGATACGCGTCGACGAGCGCTGCGATGACGTCTGCGACCGTCTCGCCAGTCCACTCGAGCGTGACAGTCTTCGCGCCGGTCGCACTCCGGAGTGGTCCGTACACTGTGACATCGGATTCCATGGTAGTCTCTGGCGACGAGTGGACACATATTCCGTTCGCCAACGCGAGTCGACCACAGACTGTGTCGGCAGTGACCGAGTCGCACTCGATCACCTGGTAGGGTCCTGCTACAGCCGCTGAACCGCGCCAATCGCACTCGAGAGCGGCGGCGCGTCGAAGAACTCTCGGTCGGTGTAGGCGTTGGCCCCTGCACAGTACATGTCGCGGGCGGTCTCGAGGACCTCCTCTGTGAGCGGCTCGGGATCCTCTTCGCAGAGAGACTTCCAGTCAGCGATGTCTTCCTGTTTTGCCTCGGCTTTAGCGGCGTCGACGGCTTCGACCCAGTCGGG from Natrinema sp. HArc-T2 encodes:
- a CDS encoding acetamidase/formamidase family protein; this encodes MAQQEVQQELSVDQYTLGLVGPDQEWAGTVADGGTIETYTPPGCWGPMITPEFHGGHEVTRPVRVEGASVGDAVAIHIRDMTVTSMATSTGSMAEREDAFGDDPFVDHRCPECGTEWPDSIVEGTGEDAIKCAECGANASSFGFEYGYTVAFDDDHTVGITLDEDGAHDLAEDAAEVMDIPENSRQHPILLYEPGEMPGTLGRLRPFIGNIGTTPPVTLPDSHNAGDFGQFLIGAEHDYGLADEADLEDRTDGHMDIPQVRPGATLICPVKVDGAGIYVGDLHANQGDGELSLHTTDVSGTVRMDVEVIKGLELDGPILLPPEEDLPFISKPYSDDEREAGRDLGAEHGVDVEEDMGPIQVIGSGATVNDATQNAFDRATDLLEMSEGEVRSRCTFTGGVQIGRLPGVVQLDMLAPMAVLEERGIDHLVRDQYGL
- the purS gene encoding phosphoribosylformylglycinamidine synthase subunit PurS, producing the protein MTAYTATVTVRLKHGVLDPEAETTKRALERLGFELEALRSADRFEVDLEADSADDARERADEMAERLLANPTIHDYDVEVAEQ
- a CDS encoding ubiquitin-like small modifier protein 1 produces the protein MESDVTVYGPLRSATGAKTVTLEWTGETVADVIAALVDAYPRAEPYLYDDDRIRPSVRVSLEGERADLVTRVPEGASLTVVPAVQGGARE
- the purQ gene encoding phosphoribosylformylglycinamidine synthase I translates to MTVSIIRFGGSNCDRDAERALEHLDIDAEIVWHEDGLPEETTGIVLPGGFSYGDYLRGGAMAARSPIMAEVREAAADGVPVLGVCNGAQIGCESDLTEGAFTTNESARFQCEHVYLRVERDDTPWTAAYDEGEVIEVPIAHGEGRYEIADDRLAELEDDDRVLFRYCDENGETGPDANPNGSKHDIAGILGDRDSVAVLMPHPERVTLPDVGSTDGQGVLRGFESA
- a CDS encoding formyltetrahydrofolate deformylase — encoded protein: MAALTTDVTEITVIGDDDTGLIARVTSLLFERGVNIEDLDQAVRDGVFRMYLAVDTSEMVCTEDTLRSDLHDLGDDLGLDVQVRFPADREHQQIAVLVTKESHCLEALFEAWANDNLGADIGVVIGNHDDLQPLAEHYDVPFHDIGNENGQQNEDELLALLEEYDVDLIVLARYMRILSPNVVFRYEDRIINVHPSLLPAFPGAEAYRQAIEEGVRVAGVTAHYVTTDLDQGPIITQRAFDVPDDADLDEMKRRGQPLEADALLEAVQLHLNGDVSVHRGRTSVRENGTEYQLGLPDELEEFTPDRPIDGIGSAVAEDH
- a CDS encoding archaeosine biosynthesis radical SAM protein RaSEA, which codes for MSKPTPDVYEQGKGMDAHNQVMREIRSRKEASYDPHEPTRVWLDEDNTPDGVKTSLTIILNTGGCRWARAGGCTMCGYVAESVDGGSVSHEALMDQIDVCLEHEAENGDESAELIKIYTSGSFLDEREVGAESRRAIADTFADRDRMVVESLPDFVDREKIADFTQHGLDTDVAIGLETATDRVRHDCVNKYFDFTDFEDACAEAAAADDVAGDDAEAGIKAYLLMKPPFLTESEAVADMISSIERCADVDGCHTVSMNPCNVQRYTMVDELYFNDGYRPPWLWSVAHVLEETADVDAIVVSDPVGHGSDRGPHNCGECDDLVQKAIKDFDLRQDPSVFEQVSCECELTWETVMERERSFNQPLTR